Part of the Citrobacter sp. Marseille-Q6884 genome, AATTCAGCCAGTGGGCAAACGCTGTCGATCAGGCCATTGGCGACAACAATCGCATGGTCATCAAGAATTTCGTGACCGGTATAAATCCGGCCCTGGGTTAAAGCATACATTCCGACCCCCGATTTCAAAAAAATGCCGCCCTGCGAGTGATTCGGCAGAGCGGAGACATCATTACAGACCTTTAATATTTTCCGCTTCTAACTCGTTAAAGTATTTCAGCGTCTTAACTTTCAGTTCCATTGTGGAAGGTTCATCGCAGACCACGACAGCTTTCGGATGCAGCTGCAGGCAGCTGATAGTCCACATGTGGTTAACGTTACCTTCAACGGCAGCTTGCAGCGCCTGTGCTTTCTGGTGACCCAGAACCAGGATCATCACTTCTTCAGCATCCAGCAGCGTACCCACGCCTACGGTCAGCGCGTATTTAGGCACCTGGCTTACGTCGCCATCAAAGAAACGTGAGTTAGCGACACGGGTGTCATGAGTCAGCGTTTTGATACGAGTACGGGAAGCCAGAGAAGAGGCAGGTTCGTTGAACGCGATGTGTCCGTCGTTACCTACGCCACCCATAAACAGGTGGATTTTACCGTAAGAACGGATTTTTTCTTCATACTGACGGCATTCTGCATCGATATCCGGCGCGTTACCATTGAGGAGATTGATGTTTTCTGCTGGAATATCAACGTGATCAAAGAAATTGCGATGCATGAAGCTATGGTAGCTTTCCGGGTGTTCTTTTGGAAGGCCAACATATTCGTCCATATTAAACGTCACAACATGTTTAAAGCTAACCTGGCCCGCTTTGTGCATTTCGACTAATGCTTTATAGGCTGTCAGAGGCGTACCGCCGGTTGGCAGGCCAAGAACAAACGGACGATCTGCCGTTGGTTTGAATGCGTTAATACGGTTAACGATATGGCGAGCAGCCCATTTGCCGACTTGTTCAGCGGTATTCAGGGGGATCAGTCTCATTCTTCACCTCAAAAGTATATGTAAGCCATTGGCGGATTGAGTCGCTGTGCAGTCTTAAGCGTAACCTGGTTTTGCATCGGTAAGGATCAATCCGTTTCGATTTTTTGAATGATAAAATAAGTTTTCGTACTTAGCCAGTGGAAGGGAGGGTTAATAACGATATTTGGTGATTGGAATCACAAAAAACATGCTTTTAATTTGCGATACGAATTAATTTTTCACACACTCTGAAAGTAGATGAATGGTTAATGTCGTTGTTCCAGAATCTGTTGTTGTTAGAAATGGTCGCACAATAAAAATATGGCTTCAAAGAAGCCTAATCGGGGTCTCGTAGGGGGAATAAAATGAATATTTTAGGTTTTTTCCAGCGACTGGGTAGGGCGTTACAGCTCCCCATCGCTGTGCTGCCAGTCGCGGCACTGTTGCTGCGATTCGGCCAACCAGATCTGCTTAACGTAGCCTTTATCGCGCAAGCGGGTGGGGCCATTTTTGATAACCTCGCTCTGATTTTTGCTATCGGTGTGGCATCCAGCTGGTCTAAAGACAGCGCAGGTGCGGCCGCCCTGGCGGGTGCAGTCGGTTATTTCATATTGACCAAAGCAATGGTGACCATTAACCCAGCGATCAATATGGGTGTGCTGGCAGGTATCATCACCGGTCTGGTCGGCGGTGCCGTGTACAACCGTTGGTCTGGTATCAAACTGCCTGACTTCCTGAGCTTCTTCGGCGGCAAACGCTTCGTGCCGATCGCCACTGGCTTCTTCTGCCTGGTGCTGGCTGCTATCTTCGGCTACGTGTGGCCGCCGGTGCAGAACGCCATCCATGCGGGTGGTGAGTGGATCGTAGGCGCTGGCGCGTTGGGTTCCGGTATCTTTGGTTTCATCAACCGTCTGCTGATCCCAACCGGTCTGCATCAGGTTCTGAACACCATCGCCTGGTTCCAGATTGGTGAATTCACTAACGCTGCAGGTACCGTATTCCACGGTGACATCAACCGCTTCTACGCGGGTGACGGCACTGCGGGTATGTTCATGTCTGGCTTCTTCCCGATCATGATGTTTGGTCTGCCGGGTGCAGCGCTGGCGATGTACTTCGCCGCTCCGAAAGCTCGTCGTCCGATGGTTGGCGGTATGCTGCTGTCCGTTGCGATCACGGCGTTCCTGACCGGTGTTACTGAGCCGCTGGAATTCCTGTTCATGTTCCTGGCTCCACTGCTGTACCTCCTGCACGCACTGTTAACGGGTATCAGCCTGTTCGTTGCAACACTGCTGGGTATCCATGCAGGCTTCTCCTTCTCCGCAGGTGCTATCGACTACGTGTTGATGTACAACCTGCCGGCAGCAAGCCAGAACGTCTGGATGCTGGTGGTGATGGGTCTGGTCTTCTTCGTTATCTACTTTGTGTTGTTCAGCGCGGTTATTCGTATGTTTAACCTGAAAACGCCGGGCCGCGAAGATAAAGACGACGATATCGTGACTGAAGAAGCCAACAGCAACACTGAAGAAGGTTTGGCGCAACTGGCAACCAACTACATTGCAGCGGTTGGCGGTACTGATAACCTGAAAGCGATTGATGCCTGTATCACTCGTCTGCGTCTGACCGTTGCCGACTCTGGTCGCGTAAACGATGCGATGTGTAAACGTTTAGGTGCATCTGGAGTCGTTAAGCTGAACAAGCAAACTATTCAGGTCATCGTGGGTGCGAAAGCCGAATCTATCGGCGACGAAATGAAGAAAGTTGTGGCTCGTGGTCCGGTTGCAGCGGCATCAACGGAAAGCGCGCCAGCAGCGGCGGCTCCGGTGTCAAAACCGCAGGCAGTAGCAAATGCGGCGACTGTTGAAGCGCTGGTTTCTCCGATTACCGGTGACGTGGTTGCGCTGGAGCAGGTTCCTGACGAAGCGTTCGCCAGCAAAGCGGTCGGTGACGGTGTGGCGGTGAAACCAACGGATAAAATCGTTGTTTCCCCGGCAGCGGGGACTATCGTGAAAATCTTCAACACTAACCATGCGTTCTGCCTGGAAACCGTGAAAGGCGCGGAAATCGTGGTCCATATGGGCATCGATACCGTCGCGCTGGAAGGTAAAGGCTTTAAGCGTCTGGTTGAAGAAGGCGCGGAAGTTACAGCAGGCCAACCGATTCTGGAAATGGACCTGGAGTACCTGAACGCCAACGCACGTTCCATGATTAGCCCGGTAGTTTGCAGCAACAGCGATGATTTCGGTGGTCTGGTCATTAAAGCCGAAGGTCATGTGGTTGCCGGTCAAACACCACTGTATGAAATTAAAGGCAAATAAATGCCTGTAAGCGGATAAGGCGTTAAGCGCCATCCGACAACATAAAGCGGCAGAGGGAAACCTCTGCCGCTTTTTTTTGCAGCAATTGCCCACATAATCTCTGTCTGATACGTATTTTGCGTAACTAAAGGTTGTCAGTCTGTCCGGCTTATAAGATCATACGCCGTTATACGTTGTTTACGCTTTGAGGAATCCACGATGAGTGAGGCTGAAGCCCGCCCGAGTAACTTTATTCGTCAGATCATCGATGAAGATCTGGCCAGTGGTAAGCACACCACTATCCATACCCGTTTTCCGCCGGAGCCAAATGGCTATCTGCACATTGGCCACGCGAAATCCATTTGTCTGAACTTTGGTATTGCGCAAGATTACCAGGGCCAGTGCAACCTGCGTTTTGATGATACGAACCCGGTAAAAGAAGATATCGAGTACGTTGAGTCGATTAAAAACGACGTTGAATGGTTAGGTTTTCACTGGACTGGTGACATTCGCTACTCTTCGGATTACTTCGACCAACTGCATGCTTATGCGGTTGAGCTCATCAACAAAGGTCTGGCATACGTCGATGAATTGTCTGCTGACGAAATCCGTGAATATCGCGGTACGCTGACTCAGCCAGGCAAAAACAGTCCGTTCCGCGATCGTAGTGTCGAAGAGAACCTTGCACTGTTCGAAAAAATGCGTGCCGGTGGCTTTGAAGAAGGTAAAGCCTGCCTGCGTGCGAAAATCGACATGGCTTCACCGTTTATCGTCATGCGCGATCCGGTGCTGTACCGCATCAAATTTGCTGAACACCATCAGACCGGTAACAAGTGGTGCATCTACCCGATGTACGACTTCACCCACTGCATCAGCGATGCGCTGGAAGGCATTACGCATTCACTGTGCACGCTGGAATTCCAGGACAACCGTCGCCTATACGATTGGGTGCTGGACAACATCACGATTCCGGTTCACCCGCGTCAGTACGAATTTTCGCGTCTGAATCTCGAATACACGGTGATGTCCAAACGTAAGCTGAATCTGCTGGTCACTGACAAGCACGTTGAAGGCTGGGATGATCCGCGTATGCCGACCATCTCGGGCCTGCGTCGTCGTGGTTACACGGCAGCCGCTATCCGTGAGTTCTGCAAACGCATCGGCGTGACCAAGCAGGACAACACCATTGAGATCGCTTCACTGGAATCCTGCATTCGTGAAGATCTGAACGAAAACGCGCCACGTGCGATGGCGGTTATCGATCCGGTGAAACTGGTTATCGAAAATTACCCGCAGGGTGAAAGCGAACGGGTCACCATGCCTAATCACCCGAACAAACCGGAAATGGGCAGCCGTGAAGTGCCGTTCAGCGGTGAAATCTGGATCGATCGCGCAGACTTCCGCGAAGAAGCGAACAAACAGTACAAGCGTCTGGTGATGGGCAAAGAAGTGCGCCTGCGTAATGCTTACGTGATCAAAGCTGAGCGTGTAGAGAAAGATGCAGAGGGTAATATCACCACTATTTTCTGCACCTACGATGCCGATACGTTAAGCAAAGATCCGGCCGATGGTCGTAAAGTTAAAGGCGTTATTCACTGGGTGAGCGCGGCTCATGCGCTGCCGATTGAAATCCGTCTGTATGACCGTCTGTTCAGTGTACCCAATCCGGGTGCGGCAGACGATTTCCTGTCCGTCATCAACCCTGAATCTCTGGTGATTCGCCAGGGTTACGGTGAACCGTCACTGCAGTCTGCCGTGGCTGGCAAAGCGTTCCAGTTCGAACGTGAAGGTTACTTCTGCCTCGACAGCCGCTATGCAACGGCTGACAAGCTGGTATTCAACCGTACCGTTGGCCTGCGTGATACGTGGGCGAAAGTGGGCGAATAAGCCGCAACACAGCCTTTCTAACGCCGCATTCTGCGGCGTTTTTTTTATCCCGTCTTTCTCAACTGGCTCTGTTTGCAGAGCGAATTAATTGTTATTCCGTCACGTTTACCAACATGCAGATTTTAAAATAATAATCTTGCACGATGAACGGGTTTGAAATGAAACCGATTTCATCTTTATGGAAAACAAGCCATTTTTGTAATTTTTCAACGCTTTTTTAGCACGGATTGCAAATGTAACAGAAAGCAATGAAATATGTGCGGTTGCTCATACTCTTACATTCTCGTTACAGAAAGAGATTGATAATTCGCGTCGCGAAAAATAGTCTATTCATTGTAGTCAGCGAGGTTTTTCTCAACGCTACTTTTTCATTTTTATTTTTTTCGCTGTTTTCCTTTGGTAACAGCAATTTATACGTCAAAGAGGATTAACATATGCGTACGTTCAGTGGCAAACGTAGTACGCTGGCGCTGGCTATCGCCGGTATCACAGCAATGTCAGGCTTAGTCGTAGTACCACAGGCGCAAGCCGAAGGCTTTATCGACGATTCTACATTAACCGGCGGCATCTATTACTGGCAGCGTGAGCGTGACCGTAAAGATGTGACCGATCATGACAAATACAAAACCAACCTTTCTCACTCGACCTGGAACGCGAATCTCGACTTCCAGTCCGGCTATGCGGCTGATATGTTTGGTCTTGATATCGCAGCATTTACCGCGATTGAAATGAACGAAAGTAGCGAAAGCGGTCATCCAAACGAAATCGCATTCTCTTCAAAAAATAAAGGCTATGACGAAGATTACTCCGGCGATAAGAGCGGGATAAGCCTTTATAAAGCGGCGGCAAAATTTAAATATGGCCCAACCTGGGCGCGCGCCGGTTATATTCAACCTACCGGGCAGACTCTGCTGGCTCCACACTGGAGCTTTATGCCAGGTACTTATCAGGGTGCTGAAGCCGGTGCTAACTTCGACTATGGTGATGCTGGTGCGCTGAGCTTCTCCTATATGTGGGCCAACGAATATAAAGCGCCATGGCACACTGAAGT contains:
- the nagB gene encoding glucosamine-6-phosphate deaminase, yielding MRLIPLNTAEQVGKWAARHIVNRINAFKPTADRPFVLGLPTGGTPLTAYKALVEMHKAGQVSFKHVVTFNMDEYVGLPKEHPESYHSFMHRNFFDHVDIPAENINLLNGNAPDIDAECRQYEEKIRSYGKIHLFMGGVGNDGHIAFNEPASSLASRTRIKTLTHDTRVANSRFFDGDVSQVPKYALTVGVGTLLDAEEVMILVLGHQKAQALQAAVEGNVNHMWTISCLQLHPKAVVVCDEPSTMELKVKTLKYFNELEAENIKGL
- the nagE gene encoding PTS N-acetyl glucosamine transporter subunit IIABC — translated: MNILGFFQRLGRALQLPIAVLPVAALLLRFGQPDLLNVAFIAQAGGAIFDNLALIFAIGVASSWSKDSAGAAALAGAVGYFILTKAMVTINPAINMGVLAGIITGLVGGAVYNRWSGIKLPDFLSFFGGKRFVPIATGFFCLVLAAIFGYVWPPVQNAIHAGGEWIVGAGALGSGIFGFINRLLIPTGLHQVLNTIAWFQIGEFTNAAGTVFHGDINRFYAGDGTAGMFMSGFFPIMMFGLPGAALAMYFAAPKARRPMVGGMLLSVAITAFLTGVTEPLEFLFMFLAPLLYLLHALLTGISLFVATLLGIHAGFSFSAGAIDYVLMYNLPAASQNVWMLVVMGLVFFVIYFVLFSAVIRMFNLKTPGREDKDDDIVTEEANSNTEEGLAQLATNYIAAVGGTDNLKAIDACITRLRLTVADSGRVNDAMCKRLGASGVVKLNKQTIQVIVGAKAESIGDEMKKVVARGPVAAASTESAPAAAAPVSKPQAVANAATVEALVSPITGDVVALEQVPDEAFASKAVGDGVAVKPTDKIVVSPAAGTIVKIFNTNHAFCLETVKGAEIVVHMGIDTVALEGKGFKRLVEEGAEVTAGQPILEMDLEYLNANARSMISPVVCSNSDDFGGLVIKAEGHVVAGQTPLYEIKGK
- the glnS gene encoding glutamine--tRNA ligase, which encodes MSEAEARPSNFIRQIIDEDLASGKHTTIHTRFPPEPNGYLHIGHAKSICLNFGIAQDYQGQCNLRFDDTNPVKEDIEYVESIKNDVEWLGFHWTGDIRYSSDYFDQLHAYAVELINKGLAYVDELSADEIREYRGTLTQPGKNSPFRDRSVEENLALFEKMRAGGFEEGKACLRAKIDMASPFIVMRDPVLYRIKFAEHHQTGNKWCIYPMYDFTHCISDALEGITHSLCTLEFQDNRRLYDWVLDNITIPVHPRQYEFSRLNLEYTVMSKRKLNLLVTDKHVEGWDDPRMPTISGLRRRGYTAAAIREFCKRIGVTKQDNTIEIASLESCIREDLNENAPRAMAVIDPVKLVIENYPQGESERVTMPNHPNKPEMGSREVPFSGEIWIDRADFREEANKQYKRLVMGKEVRLRNAYVIKAERVEKDAEGNITTIFCTYDADTLSKDPADGRKVKGVIHWVSAAHALPIEIRLYDRLFSVPNPGAADDFLSVINPESLVIRQGYGEPSLQSAVAGKAFQFEREGYFCLDSRYATADKLVFNRTVGLRDTWAKVGE